A single genomic interval of Adhaeribacter pallidiroseus harbors:
- a CDS encoding isocitrate/isopropylmalate dehydrogenase family protein: MTQITLIPGDGIGPEITEAVKTIFAAAEVPVTWEVENAGITTHNAGGLLIPVSLIASLNKNRVALKGPITTPVGGGFKSINVTLRQMFDLYQNVRPAKSTVGIETPFKFVDIVLFRENTEGLYSGLEFYDERHGIADAIARVTKDGCDKICRAAFEYARKHKRKKVTVVHKANILKLAGSLFINSAKTIAPEYPEITLDDKIIDNMCMQLVNKPEQFDVVVTTNLFGDILSDLCAGLVGGLGVVAGANIGKDMAIFEAVHGSAPDIAGKGIANPTALLRSALMMLHHINEHEHANRIEAALEETFKHQEQCTGDLGGKASTQEFAQNVISHLQ, from the coding sequence ATGACACAAATTACCTTAATTCCCGGTGATGGCATTGGCCCCGAGATTACCGAAGCCGTAAAAACCATTTTTGCGGCGGCCGAGGTACCCGTAACCTGGGAAGTAGAAAATGCGGGCATTACCACGCATAATGCCGGCGGTCTGTTAATTCCGGTTTCGTTGATTGCTTCTTTAAATAAAAACCGGGTAGCGCTAAAAGGCCCCATTACGACACCCGTTGGCGGAGGATTTAAAAGTATTAATGTTACGCTGCGCCAAATGTTTGATTTATACCAGAACGTGCGGCCGGCCAAAAGTACCGTGGGAATCGAAACGCCGTTTAAATTTGTAGATATAGTCCTGTTCCGCGAAAATACCGAAGGCTTGTACTCCGGCCTGGAGTTTTACGACGAACGCCACGGCATTGCCGATGCCATTGCCCGGGTAACCAAAGATGGCTGCGATAAAATTTGCCGTGCCGCTTTTGAATATGCCCGTAAACACAAGCGCAAAAAAGTAACGGTGGTGCACAAAGCCAATATTTTAAAATTAGCCGGTAGTTTATTTATTAATTCTGCTAAAACCATTGCGCCGGAATATCCCGAAATTACTCTGGATGATAAAATCATCGACAACATGTGCATGCAGTTGGTAAATAAGCCAGAACAGTTTGATGTAGTGGTAACCACTAACCTTTTCGGGGATATTTTATCCGATTTATGCGCGGGTTTAGTGGGTGGTTTAGGCGTGGTAGCGGGTGCTAACATTGGCAAAGACATGGCTATTTTCGAAGCGGTACACGGTTCGGCCCCCGATATTGCCGGCAAAGGCATTGCTAACCCCACCGCCTTGTTGCGTTCGGCTTTAATGATGCTGCACCACATTAACGAACATGAACACGCCAACCGCATTGAAGCGGCCTTGGAAGAAACCTTTAAACATCAGGAGCAATGCACCGGCGACTTAGGCGGTAAAGCCAGCACCCAGGAGTTTGCGCAAAACGTTATTTCGCATCTACAATAA
- a CDS encoding ABC transporter ATP-binding protein — protein sequence MLKYKWHLLWGTLFIIISNIFGIIPAQIVRYAFNLIVEGINQYHLFEGTSKQAEIYNVFARNVTLYGGLIILLALLKGVFTFYMRQTIIVMSRLVENDMKNEIYAHYQTLPLSFYRRNNTGDLMARISEDVSRVRMYLGPAIMYGINLVALFLLVVPYMFYINAKLTFYTLLPLPILSVSIYYVNNIIERKSDEIQKSLSGITTFVQEAFSGIRVLKSFVREDDSHQNFTVASDLYKQKSLDLNFVNALFFPLILFLIGLSTIITVYVGGREVMNGSITAGNIAEFLIYVNMLTWPVTSLGWTTSLVQRAAASQSRINEFLETKTNVISRKNVQQKITGDIVFENVHFTYPDTGIHALKDLSFRIKHGETLAILGNTGSGKSTVAALLCRLYDTSSGRIEIDGVDIRDYHIPTLRSQIGYVPQDVFLFSDSIRNNIGFGSATMTEAQMMQAAKDADVYENVMRFPEKFDTKLGERGITLSGGQKQRVSMARALVREPAILILDDSLSAVDTKTENAILNNLQRIMHNRTSIIISHRVSSVKLADQILVLDDGEVVQHGTHQDLMQNDGLYKSLYERQLQTEEQD from the coding sequence ATGTTGAAATATAAGTGGCACCTCTTGTGGGGTACGCTGTTTATTATAATCTCCAACATCTTCGGTATTATTCCGGCGCAAATTGTGCGCTATGCTTTTAACTTAATAGTGGAAGGCATTAACCAGTATCATTTATTTGAGGGTACGAGCAAGCAAGCCGAAATTTATAATGTGTTTGCCCGCAACGTAACTTTGTACGGTGGCCTGATTATTTTGCTGGCTTTACTCAAAGGCGTATTTACGTTTTACATGCGCCAAACCATTATCGTGATGTCGCGGCTGGTAGAAAACGACATGAAAAATGAAATTTATGCCCACTACCAAACTTTACCGCTCAGCTTTTACCGCCGCAACAATACCGGCGATTTAATGGCCCGCATTTCCGAAGATGTGAGCCGCGTGCGCATGTATTTGGGTCCAGCTATTATGTACGGCATTAACTTGGTAGCGTTGTTTTTACTGGTGGTGCCCTACATGTTTTACATTAATGCCAAGCTTACTTTTTACACGCTCCTCCCCTTACCCATTTTATCGGTAAGCATCTATTATGTGAACAATATTATTGAACGAAAATCCGACGAAATTCAGAAAAGTTTATCGGGTATTACGACGTTTGTGCAAGAAGCTTTTTCGGGAATTCGGGTATTAAAATCGTTTGTGCGCGAAGACGATTCACACCAGAATTTTACCGTAGCCAGCGACTTGTACAAGCAAAAATCCTTGGATTTAAACTTTGTAAACGCACTTTTTTTTCCGCTCATTTTATTTTTAATTGGCTTAAGCACCATTATTACAGTGTACGTAGGCGGGCGCGAAGTCATGAACGGCAGCATTACCGCCGGTAACATCGCCGAATTTTTAATTTACGTGAACATGCTCACCTGGCCGGTAACCTCTTTGGGCTGGACCACCAGTTTAGTGCAACGGGCCGCCGCGTCCCAGAGCCGCATCAATGAATTTCTGGAAACCAAAACCAATGTTATTTCCCGGAAAAACGTGCAGCAAAAAATTACCGGCGACATTGTATTCGAGAACGTACATTTTACCTATCCCGATACGGGCATTCACGCCTTAAAAGATTTATCGTTCCGGATTAAGCACGGCGAAACGTTGGCCATTCTGGGTAACACCGGTTCCGGAAAAAGTACGGTAGCCGCTTTGCTGTGCCGCTTGTACGATACCAGCAGTGGCCGCATCGAAATTGACGGGGTCGATATCCGCGATTATCACATTCCTACTTTGCGCAGCCAAATTGGCTACGTGCCCCAGGATGTGTTTTTATTCTCCGACTCTATCCGCAACAACATTGGCTTTGGCTCCGCCACCATGACCGAAGCACAAATGATGCAAGCGGCCAAAGATGCCGACGTGTACGAAAACGTGATGCGCTTTCCCGAAAAATTTGATACGAAACTGGGCGAACGCGGCATTACTTTATCCGGAGGGCAAAAGCAACGGGTTTCCATGGCCCGGGCCCTGGTCCGCGAACCCGCCATCTTGATTCTGGACGATTCGTTGAGCGCCGTGGATACTAAAACCGAGAACGCCATCCTGAATAATTTGCAGCGCATTATGCATAACCGTACGTCTATCATTATATCCCACCGGGTATCGTCGGTGAAACTGGCGGACCAGATTCTGGTACTCGATGATGGTGAAGTGGTGCAGCACGGCACCCATCAGGATTTAATGCAGAACGATGGCTTGTATAAATCGTTGTACGAGCGGCAGTTACAAACCGAAGAGCAGGATTAA
- the yajC gene encoding preprotein translocase subunit YajC, translating to MHQLLLQVNTPSNISNILFIGAIVLVFYFFMIRPQQKKVSDAKKFRESLTKGMNVVTIGGLHGKLVDIGENTVWVEVDKGLKLKFDKSAIAVESTTKANDKA from the coding sequence ATGCATCAACTACTATTACAAGTAAATACCCCGAGCAATATCTCTAATATTTTGTTTATTGGGGCTATTGTGCTGGTTTTTTATTTTTTTATGATCCGGCCGCAACAGAAAAAAGTATCCGACGCCAAAAAATTTCGGGAATCGCTCACCAAGGGCATGAACGTAGTTACGATTGGCGGCTTACACGGGAAACTCGTGGATATCGGCGAAAATACCGTTTGGGTAGAAGTAGATAAAGGCCTGAAGCTTAAATTTGATAAATCTGCCATTGCGGTAGAATCTACCACTAAAGCGAACGACAAAGCTTAA
- a CDS encoding DUF4199 domain-containing protein: MAKNTIAIEKYGIRFGLIAAVAMFGYFLLINVLNLQNVEVIRFASNIFIIGAVIWAIYSLKTNTQGPVPYLPGLGIGFLVGLIGSVLYAIFIYVYAKFLNPDYAAILETQDYYGSVMSPMMLAGAITILGTAVGTMTGYILMMAFDNSGARTAE; this comes from the coding sequence ATGGCAAAGAATACTATTGCTATCGAAAAATATGGCATTCGCTTCGGCCTGATTGCGGCAGTAGCTATGTTCGGCTACTTCTTGCTGATCAATGTTCTTAACTTACAAAATGTGGAAGTTATCCGGTTTGCCAGTAATATTTTTATAATTGGAGCGGTAATTTGGGCTATTTATTCTTTAAAAACCAACACCCAGGGTCCGGTACCTTATTTACCCGGGTTGGGCATTGGTTTTCTGGTCGGGCTGATTGGGTCGGTGCTATACGCTATTTTTATATACGTATACGCCAAATTCCTGAATCCGGATTATGCCGCCATACTCGAAACCCAGGATTACTACGGCTCGGTAATGAGCCCGATGATGCTGGCGGGTGCTATTACTATTCTGGGAACCGCCGTAGGCACCATGACCGGCTATATTCTGATGATGGCTTTTGATAACTCCGGCGCGAGAACGGCGGAATAG
- the nusB gene encoding transcription antitermination factor NusB — protein MLNRRTLRIKAMQAIYAYMQAEGSDYNLALDQIEAAFMPDLNSMQVQDRKKLEGQTKIATILFKEWYNTRQFDAEEADKEIRDVVNNAIRYYETQLKKDFKLYGSQMVHAVEKIYDHYLSLLQINEVLVRLIEGEEEKKATRFTEKKELNFKNFLRNGVLQKLLANKSYQERIIRRNISWGSNLDQVRQWYRTVFKADETVAAYVQQPQHTYDEDHELIKHIYKELVFKDETLQKYFEEQDMNWAENKQIVKSLVNKTIKLLEETADENLPLLDLSANWEDDKVFFEDLYNQTIQENATYEALITTHVKNWDVERVALLDKIILKMALCEMHIFRSIPVKVTINEYIEISKLYSTPKSKQFINGVLDKIAQELTDKGNIRKSGRGLIDNK, from the coding sequence ATGCTTAACCGCAGAACATTACGAATCAAGGCGATGCAAGCCATTTACGCCTACATGCAAGCCGAAGGTTCCGACTATAACTTAGCCCTGGACCAGATTGAGGCCGCTTTTATGCCCGATTTAAACTCCATGCAAGTGCAGGACCGCAAAAAACTCGAAGGTCAAACTAAAATTGCTACCATTCTTTTTAAAGAGTGGTACAACACCCGCCAGTTCGATGCGGAGGAGGCCGATAAAGAAATCCGGGACGTGGTAAACAACGCCATCCGCTATTACGAAACGCAACTCAAGAAAGATTTTAAATTATACGGCAGCCAAATGGTACACGCCGTCGAGAAAATTTACGACCACTACCTGAGTCTGCTGCAAATTAACGAGGTGCTAGTACGGCTGATTGAAGGCGAAGAAGAAAAAAAAGCGACCCGCTTTACCGAGAAAAAAGAATTAAATTTTAAAAATTTTCTGCGCAATGGGGTGCTACAAAAGCTGCTCGCCAACAAATCGTACCAGGAGCGGATTATCCGGCGCAACATCAGCTGGGGCTCTAACCTCGACCAGGTTCGGCAGTGGTACCGTACCGTGTTTAAAGCCGACGAAACAGTAGCCGCTTATGTGCAACAACCCCAACATACCTACGACGAAGACCATGAACTCATCAAGCATATATACAAAGAGCTGGTTTTTAAAGACGAAACGCTGCAGAAGTATTTCGAAGAACAGGACATGAACTGGGCCGAAAACAAACAAATTGTAAAAAGTCTGGTCAACAAAACTATAAAATTACTGGAAGAAACCGCCGACGAGAACCTGCCTTTGCTGGATTTATCCGCAAATTGGGAAGATGATAAAGTATTTTTCGAAGACCTGTATAACCAAACCATCCAGGAAAATGCTACTTACGAAGCCCTGATTACCACCCATGTTAAAAATTGGGACGTGGAACGGGTAGCCCTGCTGGATAAAATAATTTTAAAAATGGCGCTCTGCGAAATGCATATTTTCCGGAGTATTCCCGTAAAAGTGACCATTAATGAGTATATCGAAATATCTAAACTTTACAGCACGCCTAAGAGCAAGCAATTTATAAATGGCGTACTGGATAAAATTGCCCAGGAACTCACCGATAAAGGAAACATTCGTAAATCGGGCCGGGGGTTGATAGACAATAAATAA
- a CDS encoding helix-turn-helix transcriptional regulator, which yields MPMFASSHPGELIKETITGLREETGQKLTIEEVATGLDTTRKTLSAIINGKQGITPVMAIQLATAFANTSPKF from the coding sequence ATGCCCATGTTTGCCTCCTCCCATCCAGGAGAACTTATTAAAGAAACTATTACGGGTTTACGCGAAGAAACCGGCCAGAAACTAACCATTGAAGAAGTCGCTACTGGTTTAGACACTACGCGCAAAACTCTTTCCGCTATCATTAATGGCAAGCAAGGTATTACACCGGTAATGGCTATTCAATTGGCTACTGCTTTTGCTAATACCTCCCCTAAATTCTAA
- a CDS encoding type II toxin-antitoxin system Phd/YefM family antitoxin — translation MIAANFTEFRTNLTTYLNEVEDNNETLIIKRGTGNGAVLISLKEYNSLLETMHLLKSKENAAHLYQSIEQMKAGEIVRKDLKELLNNE, via the coding sequence ATGATAGCAGCCAATTTTACCGAGTTCAGGACCAATCTTACTACTTACTTAAATGAGGTAGAAGATAATAATGAAACTTTGATTATTAAACGGGGCACCGGCAACGGAGCAGTACTTATTTCTTTAAAGGAGTATAATTCCCTACTGGAAACCATGCATTTATTAAAATCAAAAGAAAATGCGGCCCACTTATATCAATCTATTGAGCAAATGAAAGCCGGCGAAATTGTCCGGAAGGATTTGAAGGAACTGCTCAATAACGAATGA
- a CDS encoding DUF1573 domain-containing protein, whose translation MNKLFAGLLAVTLLATGCDNLKNKSEGEGTETASTSSTPAVNTVANPNLTNEQVISNADAPIMTFAEMEHDFGDIKPGAVVKHTFTFKNTGKSPLIISNASATCGCTIPEWPKEPVAPGAEGKIDVQFDSHGKSGQVSKTITIEANTQPSTNQIAIKTNILPDMAANGPLRAQ comes from the coding sequence ATGAATAAACTATTTGCCGGCTTATTGGCAGTAACTTTACTGGCCACCGGTTGCGATAATTTAAAAAATAAATCTGAAGGCGAAGGTACGGAGACCGCTTCGACTAGTTCTACGCCCGCCGTAAACACAGTAGCTAATCCTAACCTGACGAATGAGCAAGTAATCAGCAATGCGGATGCTCCCATAATGACTTTCGCCGAAATGGAACATGATTTTGGTGATATTAAGCCAGGTGCGGTAGTAAAGCATACCTTTACTTTTAAAAATACCGGCAAATCGCCTTTAATCATTTCTAACGCGTCGGCTACTTGCGGTTGCACTATACCAGAATGGCCGAAAGAACCCGTGGCACCCGGTGCCGAAGGTAAGATTGATGTGCAGTTCGATAGTCATGGCAAATCGGGTCAGGTTTCTAAAACCATTACGATTGAAGCTAATACGCAGCCTTCTACGAACCAGATCGCCATTAAAACGAATATTTTACCAGATATGGCTGCTAACGGACCTTTAAGAGCACAATAA
- the coaE gene encoding dephospho-CoA kinase (Dephospho-CoA kinase (CoaE) performs the final step in coenzyme A biosynthesis.) — translation MLKLGITGGIGSGKSLICRVFALLGIPVYDSDGRAKWVMQYLPELQQELRTAFGPNAFDANTGLLNRAYLAQLVFQNPERLAVLNGLVHPRVKQDFTDWAAAQTNAPYLIKEAALMYETEAHKQVDKMVLVTAPEPLRITRTLRRDSHRTALDVQAIMQKQLTDEEKIKRVDFVIRNDEQQLIIPQVLAIHHQLVTEVIERPTKI, via the coding sequence ATGCTTAAATTGGGCATAACCGGCGGTATTGGTTCGGGTAAGAGTTTAATTTGTCGTGTGTTTGCTTTGCTGGGTATTCCGGTTTACGACTCGGATGGCCGAGCTAAATGGGTGATGCAGTACCTGCCGGAATTGCAACAAGAACTGCGCACTGCTTTTGGCCCGAACGCTTTTGATGCCAACACGGGTTTGCTAAACCGTGCTTACCTGGCGCAGTTGGTTTTTCAAAATCCGGAGCGGTTAGCAGTACTCAATGGTTTGGTTCACCCGCGCGTAAAACAAGATTTTACGGATTGGGCCGCCGCCCAAACCAATGCTCCTTACCTGATAAAAGAAGCGGCCCTGATGTACGAAACCGAAGCGCATAAACAGGTAGACAAAATGGTACTGGTAACCGCTCCCGAACCGCTGCGCATAACCCGCACGCTCCGCCGCGATTCCCACCGTACGGCCCTAGATGTTCAGGCTATCATGCAAAAGCAACTCACCGACGAAGAAAAAATAAAGCGGGTTGATTTTGTAATCCGCAACGATGAGCAGCAATTAATAATCCCGCAGGTTCTAGCTATTCATCACCAACTAGTAACAGAAGTAATTGAAAGACCCACCAAAATTTAA
- the uxuA gene encoding mannonate dehydratase, translated as MKMRQTWRWFGPTDPVTLQDIRQTGAVGIVTALHHIPHGAVWPIEEIKKRQQEIAAFDLSWDVVESVTVHESIKTRTGDYQHYINLYKETLRNLAACGIQIVTYNFMPVNDWTRTDLNLIMPDGSKALYFNWFDLAVFDIHLLQRPNAEQDYPAYVVQEAEKRFKEYTPEKLELLTYIIMFGIPGEKRQTLEQMRENLARYKDIDASVLRENLKYFLQEIAPVAEEVGIKLAIHPDDPPFHILGLPRIMSTADDIAYILQAVPNPSNGICFCTGSLGANPKNNLPEMVKQVGSRMHFVHLRNVTKDEHGNFFEADHLGGDVDMYAVMKEMLTIQQQAAEPIPFRPDHGHQMLDDLAKTTNPGYSAIGRLRGLAELRGLELGICRSEGWE; from the coding sequence ATGAAAATGAGACAAACCTGGCGTTGGTTCGGCCCAACGGATCCGGTAACGCTACAAGACATCCGCCAGACGGGTGCCGTGGGAATTGTAACCGCTTTGCACCACATTCCGCATGGGGCGGTTTGGCCCATTGAGGAAATAAAAAAACGCCAGCAGGAAATAGCGGCTTTTGATTTAAGCTGGGACGTAGTAGAAAGTGTAACGGTACACGAAAGTATTAAAACCCGCACCGGCGATTATCAGCATTACATTAATTTGTATAAAGAAACGCTTCGCAACCTGGCCGCCTGTGGCATTCAGATTGTGACTTACAACTTTATGCCCGTAAACGACTGGACCCGTACCGACTTAAACCTGATAATGCCGGATGGCTCTAAAGCCTTGTATTTTAATTGGTTTGACCTGGCCGTGTTTGATATTCATTTGTTGCAGCGGCCCAACGCCGAGCAAGATTATCCGGCCTACGTGGTACAGGAAGCGGAAAAACGATTTAAAGAATATACGCCCGAGAAACTTGAGCTGTTAACCTATATTATAATGTTTGGCATTCCGGGCGAGAAAAGACAAACTTTGGAGCAGATGCGGGAAAACCTGGCGCGCTACAAAGACATAGATGCCTCTGTTTTGCGCGAAAATTTAAAATACTTTTTACAGGAAATAGCACCGGTGGCCGAAGAAGTAGGCATCAAACTGGCCATTCACCCTGATGATCCGCCTTTTCACATTCTGGGCTTGCCCCGTATTATGAGTACCGCCGATGATATTGCTTATATTCTGCAGGCAGTACCTAACCCGAGTAATGGCATTTGTTTTTGCACCGGCTCGCTGGGAGCTAACCCGAAAAATAATTTACCCGAGATGGTAAAACAAGTGGGTAGCCGTATGCATTTTGTGCATCTCCGGAATGTAACCAAAGACGAGCACGGTAATTTTTTCGAAGCCGACCATTTAGGCGGCGACGTGGATATGTACGCCGTGATGAAAGAAATGCTCACCATTCAGCAGCAAGCCGCCGAACCGATTCCCTTCCGGCCGGATCATGGCCACCAGATGCTGGATGATTTAGCCAAAACCACTAATCCGGGATATTCAGCGATTGGCCGTTTGCGGGGCTTAGCCGAGTTAAGAGGCTTGGAACTAGGTATTTGCCGCTCCGAAGGTTGGGAGTAA
- a CDS encoding Txe/YoeB family addiction module toxin translates to MINFSKAAWQEYENWQAEDKKIVKKINELIKEIQRTPFEGKGKPEPLKYDLAGFWSRRIDQEHRLVYKYQQGEVFIYSCRYHYE, encoded by the coding sequence ATGATTAATTTCTCCAAAGCTGCCTGGCAGGAGTATGAAAATTGGCAGGCAGAAGACAAGAAGATCGTTAAAAAAATCAACGAGCTGATAAAAGAAATTCAGCGCACCCCTTTTGAGGGAAAAGGCAAACCGGAACCTCTTAAATATGATTTAGCCGGTTTTTGGTCGCGCCGAATTGACCAGGAACATCGCTTAGTATACAAATACCAGCAGGGAGAAGTATTTATATATAGCTGCCGGTATCATTATGAATAA
- a CDS encoding YtxH domain-containing protein — MSKRITYTLLAFLSGVATGAAFGVLYAPDKGQGTRNRLSYQLFKYRDMLMDLTDTLRDNRETHQSTARSEGQRVIKDAKDKAEKLLGDVDLLINQINSRREVI, encoded by the coding sequence ATGAGCAAGAGAATAACCTACACGCTTCTGGCATTTCTATCTGGCGTTGCTACCGGCGCAGCATTTGGTGTTTTATACGCGCCCGATAAAGGCCAGGGAACCCGTAACCGCCTGAGCTATCAGTTATTTAAATACCGCGACATGCTAATGGATTTAACCGATACGCTGCGCGACAACCGCGAAACGCATCAGTCAACGGCCCGCTCCGAAGGCCAACGTGTTATTAAAGACGCTAAAGACAAAGCCGAAAAATTGCTGGGCGACGTAGATTTGCTGATCAACCAAATAAATAGCCGCCGCGAGGTGATATAA
- a CDS encoding YbbR-like domain-containing protein: MPLAPVKNIVLWFLKPFHGQEQYWRVVLLCFIAASTFWLLNALNKNYTNIRVTYPIRFVYDQREYIPLRPLPEEITINVSGKGWKLLRKYLMLDVQPADISMQGLIQQQAISTAIFRPNVANALDGLQLNFIVTDSLRFKFDKQVKRKIPLILDTLHLPINANYALVNPITITPKEVEFEGPASVLDSLPNPFVLSLPKTTLTGSFNSSVPIDYPYKALVKSDIVEAEIKFNVKLLAWQNLLLAPTLQNKPKTDSVTLFPPVITVRYGYFPEQADAINLTPFVLTADLAEINPKDSTVAIELLRKPAQVHRVILQPNKVKVFTAVKLTQLKK, translated from the coding sequence TTGCCATTAGCGCCAGTCAAAAATATCGTACTGTGGTTTTTAAAACCATTTCACGGCCAGGAACAATACTGGCGGGTAGTGCTGCTATGCTTTATAGCAGCCTCTACCTTTTGGCTGTTAAATGCGCTAAATAAAAATTATACCAACATCCGGGTAACGTATCCTATCCGGTTTGTTTACGACCAACGCGAATACATTCCTCTCCGGCCTTTGCCCGAAGAAATTACCATTAACGTAAGCGGCAAAGGCTGGAAACTCCTACGCAAATACCTGATGTTGGATGTGCAACCCGCCGATATTTCCATGCAGGGACTTATTCAGCAACAAGCCATTTCTACCGCTATCTTTCGGCCCAACGTAGCCAACGCCCTGGATGGTTTGCAACTGAATTTTATTGTGACCGATAGCTTGCGTTTTAAATTTGACAAACAGGTGAAACGGAAAATTCCGTTAATTCTGGATACCCTGCATTTGCCCATTAACGCCAATTATGCACTGGTAAACCCTATTACCATTACTCCCAAAGAAGTAGAATTTGAAGGACCCGCTTCGGTGTTGGATTCTTTGCCTAACCCATTTGTACTTTCTTTGCCCAAAACTACCTTAACGGGTTCCTTCAATAGCTCGGTTCCGATTGACTACCCGTACAAAGCTTTAGTTAAAAGCGATATTGTAGAAGCGGAAATTAAATTTAATGTAAAACTGCTGGCTTGGCAGAACTTGTTATTGGCTCCTACCTTGCAAAATAAACCTAAAACAGACTCGGTAACTTTGTTTCCGCCGGTAATCACCGTCCGGTACGGGTATTTTCCGGAACAAGCAGATGCAATAAACCTGACCCCATTTGTTTTAACCGCCGACCTCGCCGAAATAAACCCCAAAGACTCTACGGTTGCTATAGAACTTTTGCGGAAGCCGGCCCAGGTGCACCGCGTAATTTTGCAGCCTAATAAAGTAAAAGTTTTTACGGCCGTAAAGCTAACGCAACTTAAAAAGTAA